One Deinococcus grandis DNA window includes the following coding sequences:
- a CDS encoding PEGA domain-containing protein — translation MKRGVMGAAGLALAGLLSGCVPAPLRAQPGAQLRLTVTPGTRAAQPVTGEEALYRAPGPGSLLVGTDRAAFVTSVVLPAQGGALVLPTVQTRPGEVVPVPLPATQGFTQVFTVASLQPMPLDGAAGARSVSDVSRAVEGAARALPAGSYTVGTTVYRVVRFGTLDVTSNFGDALVRVNGVRVGTTPLSVPDLPEGQVSVEVSRVGYKTVTQRVNIAGDSVNRVDVTLRPVTGTLSVRSDVLADLFVERRPSGSVQPGVGLDLALRPGVVALNVVPRDRRFAAQNLLVRVTADRVSPVICAVQGGAYTCTLP, via the coding sequence ATGAAACGTGGTGTGATGGGGGCGGCGGGCCTGGCGCTGGCGGGTCTGCTCAGTGGGTGCGTTCCGGCGCCGCTGCGGGCGCAGCCGGGCGCGCAGCTGCGCCTGACGGTGACGCCGGGCACGCGGGCCGCGCAGCCCGTGACGGGCGAGGAGGCGCTGTACCGCGCGCCCGGGCCGGGGTCGCTGCTGGTGGGGACGGACCGGGCGGCGTTCGTGACGTCGGTGGTGCTGCCCGCGCAGGGTGGGGCGCTGGTGCTGCCGACGGTGCAGACCCGTCCGGGCGAGGTGGTCCCGGTGCCGCTGCCCGCCACGCAGGGCTTCACGCAGGTGTTCACGGTGGCCAGCCTGCAGCCGATGCCGCTGGACGGCGCGGCGGGTGCGCGCAGCGTGTCGGACGTGTCGCGGGCGGTCGAGGGCGCCGCGCGGGCCCTGCCCGCCGGGTCGTACACGGTGGGCACGACGGTGTACCGCGTGGTGCGCTTCGGGACGCTGGACGTCACGTCGAACTTCGGGGACGCGCTCGTGCGCGTGAACGGCGTGCGGGTGGGCACGACGCCGCTGAGCGTCCCGGACCTGCCGGAGGGGCAGGTGTCGGTGGAGGTGTCGCGGGTCGGGTACAAGACCGTCACGCAGCGCGTGAACATCGCGGGGGACAGCGTGAACCGTGTGGACGTCACGCTGCGCCCGGTGACCGGGACGCTGTCGGTGCGCAGCGACGTGTTGGCCGACCTGTTCGTCGAGCGGCGACCCTCGGGGTCGGTGCAGCCGGGCGTGGGGCTGGATCTGGCGCTGCGGCCCGGGGTGGTGGCGCTGAACGTGGTGCCCCGCGACCGGCGTTTTGCGGCGCAGAACCTGCTGGTGCGGGTCACGGCGGACCGGGTCAGTCCGGTGATCTGCGCGGTTCAGGGCGGCGCGTACACCTGCACACTGCCCTGA
- the tilS gene encoding tRNA lysidine(34) synthetase TilS: MPDPTESLLRPLREHAGAVVVVGVSGGADSVALLLALRQAGARPVAAHLDHALRPDSAQDAAWVQALAARLDVPFAGARVDVGAVAARRGWNTEDAARRLRYDFLARAAKAHGAPVILTAHTRRDQAETVLTALLRGEAVLHGIPAVRGRVRRPWLDVPRADLETFLRAQGQEWREDPTNDDPAYTRAWLRRDVMPVLTARYPALEATLARVARHQAQDDDALSAQATQITAHAPLRSVPPAVLRRWLRARLHDAGLDAQATHLDTLADALTSGGTTHLDLPGAHPVTVTGGRLHLTPQTYPDPDFPLPDGWTRRTRQPGDRIHLPGGTRKLSDVLTDRHVPRTDRDRVPLLVSDEGVQWIGLQPPVWASGAREHAAQPPDPLHAAMGEALAQARQAADAQEVPVGAVVLGPDGTVIGRGRNTSREHGDMTRHAELQALREAARTLGTPYLTGCTLVVTLEPCPMCLGAALEARIGHIVYGAANPKVGALGGVTDLLAAHWGHAPRVTPGIRAREAARLLKDVFSQVRAQRS; encoded by the coding sequence GTGCCCGATCCCACCGAATCCCTCCTGCGGCCCCTGCGCGAGCACGCGGGCGCCGTGGTGGTCGTGGGCGTGTCCGGTGGGGCGGACAGCGTGGCGCTGCTGCTGGCCCTGCGGCAGGCGGGCGCGCGGCCCGTGGCGGCGCACCTGGACCACGCCCTGCGGCCCGACTCCGCGCAGGACGCCGCGTGGGTACAGGCGCTCGCCGCGCGGCTGGACGTGCCGTTCGCGGGCGCGCGGGTGGACGTGGGCGCGGTCGCCGCCCGGCGCGGCTGGAACACCGAGGACGCCGCCCGCCGCCTGCGCTACGACTTCCTGGCGCGCGCGGCGAAGGCGCACGGCGCGCCGGTCATCCTGACCGCCCACACCCGCCGCGATCAGGCCGAGACGGTCCTGACGGCCCTGCTGCGCGGCGAGGCGGTGCTGCACGGCATTCCCGCCGTGCGCGGGCGGGTGCGTCGGCCCTGGCTGGACGTGCCCCGCGCCGACCTGGAAACTTTCCTGCGCGCGCAGGGGCAGGAGTGGCGCGAGGACCCCACCAACGACGACCCCGCGTACACCCGCGCGTGGCTGCGCCGCGACGTGATGCCCGTCCTGACCGCCCGCTACCCTGCGCTGGAGGCCACCCTGGCCCGCGTGGCACGGCATCAGGCGCAGGACGACGACGCCCTGAGCGCCCAGGCCACGCAGATCACCGCGCACGCCCCGCTGCGATCCGTGCCGCCCGCCGTGCTGCGCCGCTGGCTGCGCGCCCGTCTGCACGACGCGGGCCTCGACGCGCAAGCCACGCACCTCGACACTCTCGCGGACGCCCTGACGTCGGGCGGCACCACGCACCTCGACCTGCCCGGCGCGCACCCCGTCACCGTCACCGGGGGGAGGCTGCACCTCACCCCGCAGACGTACCCGGACCCCGACTTCCCCCTCCCGGACGGCTGGACGCGCCGCACCCGGCAACCCGGCGACCGCATCCACCTCCCGGGCGGCACCCGCAAGCTCAGCGACGTGCTGACCGACCGGCACGTGCCCCGCACCGACCGGGACCGCGTGCCCCTGCTGGTCAGTGATGAGGGCGTGCAGTGGATCGGCCTCCAGCCGCCCGTCTGGGCCAGCGGGGCACGCGAGCACGCCGCCCAGCCCCCCGACCCCCTGCATGCCGCGATGGGCGAGGCCCTCGCGCAGGCCCGGCAGGCCGCCGACGCGCAGGAAGTCCCGGTCGGCGCGGTCGTCCTCGGCCCGGACGGCACCGTGATCGGGCGGGGGCGCAACACCAGCCGCGAGCACGGCGACATGACCCGCCACGCCGAACTCCAGGCGCTGCGCGAGGCCGCCCGCACCCTCGGCACCCCGTACCTGACCGGCTGTACGTTGGTCGTCACCCTGGAACCCTGCCCGATGTGCCTCGGCGCGGCCCTCGAAGCCCGCATCGGGCACATCGTCTACGGCGCCGCCAACCCGAAGGTAGGTGCGCTGGGTGGCGTCACCGACCTCCTCGCCGCGCACTGGGGCCACGCACCCCGGGTCACGCCCGGCATCCGCGCCCGCGAGGCCGCCCGCCTCCTGAAAGACGTGTTCAGCCAGGTGCGCGCCCAGCGGTCCTAG
- a CDS encoding ACT domain-containing protein has translation MTRGVQGRGRAARAGAMHFMMLSRGRVYGLFRSLEDVQACTSRLLALGLGDQSVQLLMGEDAVAALDSDGRRHGLWAQLLRLMQGATDERVHVERYVEALGWGEILLSVDVSDQPGRLPEVAGAFRESGAHFVNHYGAWVVEPICA, from the coding sequence ATGACCAGAGGCGTGCAGGGTCGAGGTCGCGCGGCGCGGGCGGGCGCGATGCATTTCATGATGCTCAGCCGGGGCCGGGTGTACGGACTGTTCCGGTCGCTGGAGGACGTGCAGGCGTGCACGTCGCGCCTGCTGGCGCTGGGGCTGGGGGATCAGTCGGTGCAACTGCTGATGGGTGAGGACGCCGTGGCGGCGCTGGACTCGGACGGTCGGCGGCACGGACTGTGGGCGCAGCTGCTGCGGTTGATGCAGGGCGCGACCGACGAGCGCGTGCACGTGGAGCGGTACGTGGAGGCGCTCGGCTGGGGCGAGATCCTCCTGAGTGTGGACGTGTCGGATCAGCCGGGCCGCCTGCCGGAGGTGGCCGGGGCATTCCGGGAGTCCGGGGCGCACTTCGTGAATCATTACGGGGCGTGGGTGGTCGAACCGATCTGCGCGTGA
- a CDS encoding amino acid aminotransferase — protein sequence MFSDLRPLPLDPLWALQNAHRDDPRPHKLNLGIGIYRDAHGHTPVLNAVQHAERTLADAAPSKVYRPLSGNADFNAAMTRLLLGDHTPTLDRAVTVQTVGGTGALRTLADLIASANPEATVWTSNPGYANHHPLMRAAGLLTAEYPWHDDGTGTTDLTPMLGALDAAQPGDILLVQGCCHNPTGIDLNQESWHALASYCQERGLIPLIDMAYQGLGQGLHEDAQGLRIMTQYLGTVLIAASCSKNMGLYCERTGTATVLVPHPHEKPTVLSVLEGIARRTYSMPPEHGAAIAATLLNNPHPWHAELDTMRDRIRTVREALGHALRDAGAPHDLLTIEHHQGMFSLLPLTPEQMDTLRDHHAIYGTREGRINIAGIPDHAITPLAHALIAVYGREAVGR from the coding sequence CCGCCCCCACAAACTCAACCTCGGCATCGGCATCTACCGCGACGCGCACGGCCACACCCCGGTTCTGAACGCCGTCCAGCACGCCGAACGCACCCTGGCCGACGCGGCCCCCAGCAAGGTCTACCGGCCCCTGAGCGGCAACGCCGACTTCAACGCCGCCATGACCCGCCTGCTCCTCGGCGACCACACCCCCACCCTGGACCGCGCCGTCACCGTGCAGACCGTCGGCGGGACCGGCGCGCTGCGCACCCTCGCCGACCTGATCGCCAGCGCCAACCCCGAAGCGACAGTCTGGACGTCCAACCCCGGCTACGCCAACCACCACCCACTCATGCGCGCCGCCGGACTCCTCACCGCCGAGTACCCCTGGCACGACGACGGCACCGGCACGACAGACCTCACCCCCATGCTCGGCGCGCTCGACGCCGCCCAGCCCGGCGACATCCTCCTCGTGCAGGGCTGCTGCCACAACCCCACCGGCATCGACCTCAACCAGGAAAGCTGGCACGCCCTCGCCAGCTACTGCCAGGAGCGCGGCCTCATCCCCCTGATCGACATGGCCTACCAGGGCCTCGGCCAAGGACTGCACGAGGACGCCCAGGGCCTGCGGATCATGACCCAGTACCTCGGCACCGTCCTCATCGCCGCCAGCTGCTCCAAGAACATGGGCCTGTACTGCGAACGCACCGGCACCGCCACCGTCCTCGTCCCCCACCCACACGAAAAGCCTACCGTCCTCAGCGTCCTCGAAGGCATCGCCCGCCGCACCTACTCCATGCCCCCCGAACACGGCGCCGCCATCGCCGCCACCCTCCTGAACAACCCCCACCCCTGGCACGCGGAACTCGACACCATGCGCGACCGCATCCGCACCGTCCGCGAAGCCCTCGGACACGCCCTGCGCGACGCAGGCGCCCCCCACGACCTCCTCACCATCGAACACCACCAGGGCATGTTCAGCCTCCTCCCCCTCACACCAGAACAGATGGACACCCTCCGCGACCACCACGCCATCTACGGCACCCGCGAAGGCCGCATCAACATCGCCGGCATTCCCGACCACGCCATCACCCCACTCGCGCACGCGCTGATCGCCGTGTACGGGCGGGAGGCTGTCGGGCGGTAA
- a CDS encoding N-acetylmuramoyl-L-alanine amidase family protein, which produces MRPALPALLLGTALLTLGAAPAATPNPATASAPGILVAYPPEGHRVAFDHVILEGMVPPGATLTVSGTPVPTGPDGLYISWFPLKPGVNDLRLIARTPARPGQSARSITRILRVTRTVPRTLPTTPTTITRASITPSQPTELWDPAGDTPQDRQIPVRFQGSPGGRATARIAGLPAQPLREGPAGTYSGTLDVPPTARLSSAALTVTLTGRDGRTSSAPAPGPVTSTPGTARTVTTPPGTIPGPGLNASSTRLTTTQGAPLLYPRDGTTYRAVGRVGPDLRVRLAPGISALITASQTTPTGFTPPPAPGGGPITLTSTPDQLQVHLPLGTARPPFTLTQTGERTLRLTLYATPTPPLTPPDPGDPHLAHLTISTPTPGVTQLDLTLQSPIWGFHADHDDQGLLLTTRQPPTPDPTRPLQGRVITLDPGHGGTQNGGAGSLGTPEKNLVLPITLLIAQLLQAQGATVILTRDTDTTLGLYERGLIAENTSSDLLISIHANALPDGRDPRGTRGPEIYYTHQQARGPAQAILTALRTQLPDLGPGAGLKPDADLALTRPTTQPSLLVETGYLTDPGNLRLLNSPDGQRRIAQAIADGISAYYAGLAGR; this is translated from the coding sequence ATGCGCCCCGCCCTGCCCGCCCTGCTCCTGGGCACCGCCCTGCTGACCCTCGGCGCGGCCCCCGCCGCCACCCCCAACCCCGCCACCGCCAGCGCCCCCGGCATCCTCGTCGCGTACCCCCCCGAAGGCCACCGGGTCGCGTTCGACCACGTCATCCTGGAGGGCATGGTCCCGCCCGGCGCGACGCTGACGGTCAGCGGCACGCCCGTCCCCACTGGCCCCGACGGCCTGTACATCAGCTGGTTCCCCCTGAAGCCCGGCGTGAACGACCTGCGCCTGATCGCCCGCACCCCCGCCCGCCCCGGCCAGAGCGCCCGCAGCATCACCCGCATCCTGCGCGTCACCCGCACCGTCCCCCGCACGCTGCCCACCACGCCCACCACCATCACCCGCGCCAGCATCACGCCCTCCCAGCCCACCGAACTGTGGGACCCCGCCGGGGACACCCCCCAGGACCGGCAGATTCCCGTGCGCTTTCAGGGCAGCCCCGGCGGCCGCGCCACCGCCCGCATCGCAGGCCTGCCCGCCCAACCCCTGCGCGAAGGCCCCGCCGGAACGTACAGCGGCACCCTCGACGTGCCCCCCACCGCCCGCCTGAGCAGCGCCGCCCTCACCGTCACCCTGACCGGCCGCGACGGGCGCACCTCCAGCGCCCCTGCGCCCGGCCCCGTCACCAGCACCCCCGGCACCGCCCGCACCGTCACCACCCCACCCGGCACCATCCCCGGCCCCGGCCTGAACGCCAGCAGCACCCGCCTCACCACCACCCAGGGCGCCCCGCTGCTGTACCCCAGAGACGGCACCACGTACCGCGCCGTCGGCCGCGTCGGCCCCGATCTGCGCGTCCGCCTCGCCCCCGGAATCAGCGCCCTGATCACTGCCAGCCAGACCACCCCCACCGGCTTCACGCCGCCCCCCGCCCCAGGCGGCGGCCCCATCACCCTGACCAGCACCCCCGACCAGCTCCAAGTGCACCTCCCCCTCGGCACCGCCCGGCCCCCCTTCACCCTCACCCAGACCGGCGAGCGCACCCTGCGCCTCACCCTCTACGCCACCCCCACCCCACCCCTCACCCCACCCGACCCCGGCGACCCCCACCTCGCCCACCTCACGATCAGCACCCCCACCCCCGGCGTCACCCAGCTCGACCTCACCCTCCAGTCCCCCATCTGGGGCTTCCACGCCGACCACGACGACCAGGGCCTCCTCCTCACCACCCGGCAGCCCCCCACCCCGGACCCCACCCGACCCCTCCAGGGCCGCGTCATCACCCTCGACCCCGGACACGGCGGCACCCAGAACGGCGGCGCCGGCAGCCTGGGCACCCCCGAAAAGAACCTCGTCCTCCCCATCACCCTCCTCATCGCCCAGCTCCTCCAGGCGCAGGGCGCCACCGTCATCCTCACCCGTGACACCGACACCACCCTCGGCCTCTACGAACGCGGCCTGATCGCCGAAAACACCAGCAGCGACCTCCTCATCAGCATCCACGCCAACGCCCTCCCCGACGGCCGCGACCCCCGCGGCACCCGCGGCCCCGAGATCTACTACACCCACCAGCAGGCCAGAGGCCCCGCGCAGGCCATCCTCACCGCCCTCCGCACCCAACTCCCCGACCTCGGCCCCGGCGCCGGACTCAAACCCGACGCCGACCTCGCCCTCACCCGCCCCACCACCCAACCCAGCCTCCTCGTGGAAACCGGGTACCTCACCGACCCGGGCAACCTCCGCCTCCTCAACAGCCCAGACGGACAGCGGCGCATCGCGCAGGCCATCGCCGACGGCATCAGCGCGTACTACGCGGGGCTGGCGGGACGGTAG
- a CDS encoding citrate/2-methylcitrate synthase, whose translation MTNTASIAKGLEGVLFTESKLTFINGTEGILTHLGIPIQEWAENSTFEELSLALLNGQLPTAAQLAQFDADLKANRAIPEALVEIIKGMPRGVHPMQALRTAVSYLGLLDPQSEDTSPEARRAIATRMIAQFSTIIAAINRAQEGQDIIAPRMDLTHAGNYLYMLSGKEPTAEQARLFDIALVLHVDHGMNASTFTAIATGSTLSDMYSCITSAIGALKGPLHGGANEAVMDMLDEVGTPDKAEAYITKKLDNKEKIMGVGHRVYKYFDPRSRVLRDYAEVVASKEGKSNYYQILETIEKVVVDRIGSKGIYPNVDFYSGTVYSDLGIKKEYFTPIFALARISGWCASLIEYTGNNRLLRPDAVYTGATDAHYVQLQDRQ comes from the coding sequence ATGACGAACACCGCCAGTATCGCCAAAGGACTCGAAGGCGTTCTCTTCACCGAGAGCAAACTCACGTTCATCAACGGCACCGAAGGCATCCTGACCCACCTGGGCATTCCGATCCAGGAATGGGCGGAAAACAGCACCTTCGAGGAACTGTCCCTGGCCCTCCTGAACGGTCAGCTGCCCACCGCCGCGCAGCTCGCGCAGTTCGACGCGGACCTGAAAGCCAACCGCGCCATTCCCGAAGCGCTCGTGGAGATCATCAAGGGCATGCCGCGCGGCGTGCACCCCATGCAGGCGCTGCGCACCGCCGTGTCCTACCTGGGCCTGCTGGACCCGCAGTCCGAGGACACCAGCCCCGAGGCCCGGCGCGCCATCGCCACGCGCATGATCGCGCAGTTCTCCACGATCATCGCCGCGATCAACCGCGCGCAGGAGGGGCAGGACATCATCGCGCCCCGCATGGACCTGACGCACGCCGGGAACTACCTGTACATGCTCAGCGGCAAGGAACCCACCGCCGAGCAGGCCCGCCTGTTCGACATTGCCCTCGTGCTGCACGTGGACCACGGCATGAACGCCAGCACCTTCACCGCCATCGCCACCGGCAGCACCCTCTCGGACATGTACTCCTGCATCACGAGCGCCATCGGCGCCCTGAAGGGCCCCCTGCACGGCGGCGCGAACGAGGCCGTGATGGACATGCTCGACGAGGTCGGCACGCCCGACAAGGCCGAAGCCTATATCACGAAGAAACTCGACAACAAAGAGAAGATCATGGGCGTCGGGCACCGCGTGTACAAGTACTTCGACCCCCGCAGCCGCGTCCTGCGCGACTACGCCGAGGTGGTCGCCAGCAAGGAAGGCAAGAGCAACTACTACCAGATCCTGGAGACCATCGAGAAGGTCGTCGTGGACCGCATCGGCAGCAAGGGCATCTACCCGAACGTGGACTTCTACAGCGGCACCGTGTACAGCGACCTGGGCATCAAGAAGGAATACTTCACGCCCATCTTCGCGCTGGCCCGCATCAGCGGCTGGTGCGCCAGCCTGATCGAGTACACCGGCAACAACCGCCTGCTGCGCCCCGACGCCGTGTACACCGGCGCCACCGACGCGCACTACGTGCAACTGCAAGACCGCCAGTAA
- a CDS encoding MBL fold metallo-hydrolase → MTDAPLLTHVLGDLHALQVPIPYPMKYVTVLLDRPAVGPVTMIDCALDTPEARAALEAGLAALGLHWPDVDRLIITHHHPDHYGLAGVVEERSGAQVQMLDVEIGRGERYWHLWEEWLPGHLKHMRDHGLPPESLGSMGADNRRGRERVHPASRVQPLREGQHVDLSGQPWEVLWLPGHADGHLGLWNEAEGTLIAGDAILPRISPNVGLYAYTRPDPLGDYLQTLGKLEALNPARAVVGHHGPVMTGVQARARELRAHHHERLDFMAAEAAREPRSAYELSLAMFPRDLNVSGRRFALAETLAHVEHLRLLGQLYRTWNEPRGVWLYHA, encoded by the coding sequence ATGACGGATGCGCCGCTGCTGACCCACGTCCTGGGTGACCTTCACGCCCTCCAGGTGCCGATTCCGTACCCCATGAAGTACGTGACGGTGCTGCTGGACCGCCCGGCGGTGGGCCCGGTCACGATGATCGACTGCGCGCTGGACACGCCCGAGGCCCGCGCGGCGCTGGAGGCCGGGCTGGCGGCGCTGGGCCTGCACTGGCCGGACGTGGACCGCCTGATCATCACGCATCACCACCCGGACCACTACGGGCTGGCGGGCGTCGTGGAGGAACGCAGCGGCGCGCAGGTGCAGATGCTGGACGTCGAGATCGGCCGCGGCGAACGCTACTGGCACCTGTGGGAGGAGTGGCTGCCGGGGCACCTGAAGCATATGCGCGATCACGGCCTGCCGCCCGAGTCGCTAGGCAGCATGGGCGCCGACAACCGCCGGGGCCGCGAGCGGGTGCATCCCGCGTCGCGCGTGCAGCCGCTGCGCGAGGGGCAGCACGTGGACCTCTCCGGGCAGCCGTGGGAGGTGCTGTGGCTGCCCGGTCACGCGGACGGGCACCTGGGCCTCTGGAACGAAGCCGAGGGGACCCTGATCGCCGGGGACGCCATCCTGCCGCGCATCAGTCCGAACGTGGGCCTGTACGCGTACACCCGCCCCGACCCGCTGGGCGACTACCTGCAGACCCTGGGGAAACTGGAGGCGCTGAACCCGGCGCGGGCCGTGGTCGGCCACCACGGCCCGGTCATGACCGGCGTGCAGGCCCGCGCGCGCGAACTGCGCGCCCATCACCACGAGCGGCTGGACTTCATGGCGGCCGAGGCGGCCCGCGAACCCCGCAGCGCGTACGAGCTGTCCCTGGCGATGTTCCCGCGTGACCTGAACGTCTCGGGTCGCCGTTTCGCCCTGGCCGAGACGCTGGCGCACGTCGAGCACCTGCGCCTGCTGGGACAGCTATACCGCACCTGGAACGAGCCGCGCGGCGTGTGGCTGTACCACGCGTAA
- a CDS encoding glycine-rich domain-containing protein encodes MSHERMSGQPSVTPDLPTLPLLPPLWDELRAYALPDGLLARLSREQRWTPAYAQRAAQEYRRFLLLSTLGTPVTPSAVVDEVWHLHLLFTRDYWERLTPLLPAPLHHEPGGGQPGDPARFRAQYEATLDAYTRTFGERPPADIWPDPRRSRARREHVQGSARRSGLWLALGVAVVTGLTFAWSHVALLLALGAGLIALLIVTLTPPELSPTALRRRSDGDLGVTWMGGTSGGDCAPGSDSSCSDGGGSSCGSSCGGGCSS; translated from the coding sequence ATGAGCCACGAACGAATGAGCGGTCAGCCGAGTGTCACCCCGGACCTCCCCACCCTGCCCCTGCTGCCCCCTCTGTGGGACGAGCTGCGCGCTTACGCCCTGCCGGACGGCCTGCTGGCCCGCCTGAGCCGCGAGCAGCGCTGGACGCCCGCCTACGCGCAGCGCGCCGCGCAGGAGTACCGCCGATTCCTGCTGCTGTCCACGCTGGGCACGCCGGTCACGCCGTCCGCGGTCGTGGACGAGGTCTGGCACCTGCACCTGCTGTTCACCCGCGACTACTGGGAGCGCCTGACGCCGCTGCTGCCCGCGCCGCTGCACCACGAACCCGGGGGCGGCCAGCCGGGCGACCCGGCCCGCTTCCGCGCGCAGTACGAGGCGACGCTGGATGCCTACACCCGCACCTTCGGGGAGCGTCCCCCGGCGGACATCTGGCCGGACCCTCGCCGCTCGCGTGCCCGGCGGGAGCACGTGCAGGGCAGCGCGCGCCGCTCGGGCCTGTGGCTGGCGCTGGGCGTGGCGGTCGTCACGGGCCTGACCTTCGCCTGGAGTCACGTGGCGCTGCTGCTGGCCCTGGGCGCGGGCCTGATCGCGCTGCTGATCGTGACCCTCACCCCGCCGGAGCTCTCCCCCACCGCGCTGCGTCGCCGCTCCGACGGGGACCTGGGCGTGACCTGGATGGGCGGCACCTCGGGCGGCGACTGCGCGCCCGGCAGCGACAGCAGTTGCTCGGACGGGGGCGGGTCAAGTTGCGGGTCCAGCTGTGGCGGCGGGTGCAGCAGCTGA
- a CDS encoding peroxiredoxin, whose amino-acid sequence MSVTPGQAAPDFTRRSDDGRTVSLGALRGRWVVLYFYPRAGSAGCSIEAQRFEAALPEFERLGAQVIGVSTDTEARQAAFRDSCRLSYPLIPDGDRSLCRAYGVMGTLGGLLNMASRVTVLIDPDGLVAWVHRSGNPLTHVSGTLAELERRTQGAPTAQAGV is encoded by the coding sequence ATGAGTGTCACGCCCGGACAGGCCGCCCCCGACTTCACGCGCCGCAGCGACGACGGCCGCACCGTCAGTCTCGGCGCGCTGCGGGGCCGCTGGGTGGTGCTGTACTTCTACCCGCGCGCGGGCAGCGCCGGGTGCAGCATCGAGGCGCAGCGCTTCGAGGCGGCCCTGCCGGAATTCGAGCGGCTGGGCGCGCAGGTGATCGGCGTGAGCACCGACACTGAGGCGCGGCAGGCGGCGTTCCGCGACTCGTGTCGCCTGAGCTACCCGCTCATCCCGGACGGGGATCGCAGCCTGTGCCGCGCGTACGGCGTGATGGGCACGCTGGGCGGCCTGCTGAACATGGCGTCCCGCGTGACGGTCCTGATCGACCCGGACGGGCTGGTCGCCTGGGTGCACCGCAGCGGCAACCCCCTGACGCACGTCAGCGGCACGCTGGCGGAACTGGAGCGGCGCACGCAGGGCGCGCCCACCGCGCAAGCCGGAGTGTGA
- a CDS encoding GTP pyrophosphokinase, which yields MNGQLLQAYEDGCETFEGLRDAAVAHVTRLIAGAGLNIHHVTGRVKKRASLEDKLRRKPGRYGALADVTDLVAVRVITYFESDVSVVSRLLEEHHVIDWENSIDKSKMHDPDRFGYMGVHYVVQVTPDSPDLGGFAGLKFEVQIRSILQHAWAEIEHDLGYKNREAIPREVQRRFYRLAGLLEMADEEFMTLHRLSQEYAATLPTRVEDAPDAVFIDAPSMKHLLGVAPVRDLDQQVAGALDVLLLTDWPDPERPQRLASLLHYVGVHSVGALQKELRRHEGEVVRFASLLLPRLREAWTPAGGARPGTSVVHYALLRACANPLLDPHEIVSMLDLRGVLSGDQLVAAVREAYAQVMADGSARVG from the coding sequence ATGAACGGTCAGCTACTCCAGGCGTACGAGGACGGGTGCGAGACCTTCGAGGGCCTGCGGGACGCGGCGGTGGCGCACGTCACGCGCCTGATCGCCGGGGCGGGCCTGAACATCCATCATGTGACGGGCCGCGTGAAGAAACGCGCGAGTCTGGAGGACAAGTTGCGGCGTAAGCCGGGCCGGTACGGGGCGCTGGCGGACGTGACGGATCTGGTGGCGGTGCGCGTGATCACGTACTTCGAGTCGGACGTGAGCGTGGTGTCGCGCCTGCTGGAGGAGCATCACGTGATCGACTGGGAGAACTCGATCGACAAGAGCAAGATGCACGACCCGGACCGCTTCGGGTACATGGGCGTGCATTACGTGGTGCAGGTCACGCCGGACTCGCCGGACCTGGGTGGGTTCGCGGGCCTGAAGTTCGAGGTGCAGATCCGTTCGATCCTCCAGCACGCGTGGGCGGAGATCGAGCATGATCTGGGCTACAAGAACCGTGAGGCGATCCCGCGGGAGGTGCAGCGGCGCTTCTACCGGCTGGCGGGGCTGCTGGAGATGGCGGACGAGGAGTTCATGACCCTGCACCGCCTGTCGCAGGAGTACGCGGCGACGCTGCCCACGCGGGTGGAGGACGCGCCGGACGCGGTGTTCATCGACGCGCCGAGCATGAAGCACCTGCTGGGGGTCGCGCCGGTGCGGGATCTGGATCAGCAGGTGGCGGGCGCGCTGGACGTCCTGCTCCTGACGGACTGGCCGGATCCGGAGCGGCCGCAGCGGCTGGCGAGCCTGCTGCACTACGTGGGCGTGCACTCGGTGGGGGCCTTGCAGAAGGAGTTGCGGCGGCATGAGGGCGAGGTGGTGCGCTTCGCGTCGCTGCTGCTGCCGCGCCTGCGCGAGGCGTGGACCCCGGCGGGCGGGGCGCGGCCGGGGACGAGCGTGGTGCATTACGCGCTGCTGCGGGCGTGCGCGAATCCGCTGCTGGACCCGCATGAGATCGTCAGCATGCTGGACCTGCGTGGTGTCCTGAGTGGCGATCAGCTGGTGGCGGCGGTGCGCGAGGCGTACGCGCAGGTCATGGCGGACGGGTCGGCGCGGGTGGGCTGA